A DNA window from Vigna angularis cultivar LongXiaoDou No.4 chromosome 1, ASM1680809v1, whole genome shotgun sequence contains the following coding sequences:
- the LOC108342934 gene encoding E3 ubiquitin-protein ligase AIRP2, whose amino-acid sequence MEVMAYQFSRLPYSDSLKLLEADIQQANALAAEITRTKGGTLLQMKLAYNHLAPLFLLLLQWMDFSCTCLLLRYLDLFHIVVSKVHNDGRSNMTPPGRKATIREFYAIILPSLQRLHGSMEKLNICKSGHSSIESSSYGKKLIEGDAKPIHVDLEREDECGICLEPCTKMVLPNCCHAMCIKCYRKWNKLSESCPFCRGTLRRVNSEDLWVLTCNEDVVDAETVSKEDLLRFNLYINNLPKDHPDALFLMYYEYLI is encoded by the exons ATGGAAGTGATGGCATACCAGTTTTCTCGGTTACCATACTCAGATTCCCTCAAACTGCTAGAGGCTGATATACAACAAGCAAATGCTTT GGCTGCTGAAATAACCAGGACAAAGGGTGGGACTCTTCTCCAAATGAAATTGGCTTACAACCATTTGGCTCCTCTCTTTCTATTGTTGCTACAGTGGATGGATTTTTCTTGTACATGCTTACTACTCAGATATCTTGACCTCTTTCACATAGTTGTATCCAAG GTACACAACGATGGTAGATCAAATATGACTCCTCCTGGAAGAAAAGCAACCATCAGGGAGTTTTATG CTATTATTCTGCCATCTCTTCAAAGACTTCATGGTAGCATGGAGAAGTTAAACATTTGTAAGAGCGGACATTCTAGCATAGAAAGCTCAAGTTATGGCAAGAAACTGATTGAAGGAGATGCAAAACCAATCCATGTGGATTTGGAAAGAGAAGATGAATGTGGGATATGCTTAGAGCCTTGCACCAAAATGGTTTTACCTAATTGCTGTCATGCCATGTGTATCAAATGCTACCGCAAGTG GAACAAATTGTCAGAGTCTTGCCCTTTTTGCCGTGGTACCTTAAGGAGAGTTAATTCTGAGGATCTGTGGGTACTAACTTGTAATGAAGATGTTGTTGATGCTGAAACAGTTTCCAAGGAGGACTTGTTACGTTTCAACCTTTATATCAACAACCTACCAAAAGATCACCCGGATGCACTTTTCTTAATGTATTATGAGTATCtgatttga
- the LOC108342938 gene encoding probable mediator of RNA polymerase II transcription subunit 19b: MDIADKSYGRGNRELGGTCDLINQYRLWPYYEFFCKKPLPVSISETHYLHNVVGDTKVRKGEGMELDQLCQNPEPSEKKTSLCPFDLDVLSEAFHMREMSPFHLSSGLLNAVLKSENQSRDHEKKKKKVKDKGEKYKKQKHRLHRVNNGSCIENIRVKSHDPHPLQVKNQQNKKRKTDSSKDPSACKR; this comes from the exons ATGGATATTGCAGACAAAAGTTATGGAAGGG GTAACAGAGAACTTGGAGGCACTTGTGATCTCATAAATCAATATAGACTTTGGCCCTACTATGAATTCTTTTGCAAGAAGCCACTTCCAGTGTCAATCTCCGAGACACATTATCTTCACAATGTGGTTGGTGACACAAAAGTCAGGAAAGGAGAAGGAATGGAACTGGATCAGCTCTGTCAGAACCCTGAACCAAGTGAGAAAAAAACTTCCTTATGTCCTTTTGACTTGGATGTACTGAGTGAAGCTTTCCATATGAGGGAAATGAGTCCATTCCACCTTTCTTCA GGGCTCCTAAATGCAGTGCTCAAGTCAGAGAACCAATCTAGAGATCacgagaagaagaaaaaaaaggtcaAAGATAAGGGTGAAAAGTACAAGAAGCAGAAGCACAGACTACATCGAGTAAATAATGGAAGTTGTATAGAAAACATCAGAGTCAAATCCCATGATCCCCATCCCTTGCAGGTGAAGAACCAACAAAACAAG AAAAGGAAGACAGATTCAAGCAAAGATCCTTCTGCATGCAAGAGATAA